In Choloepus didactylus isolate mChoDid1 chromosome 6, mChoDid1.pri, whole genome shotgun sequence, one DNA window encodes the following:
- the LOC119535863 gene encoding non-histone chromosomal protein HMG-14-like produces the protein MPKRKVSSAEDVGKEEPKRRSVRPSAKPGPVKVETKPKKAAGKSKSSDKKVQPKGKRGAKGKKAGMANQETKDPPAENGETKNEESLASDETGEKEAKF, from the coding sequence ATGCCCAAGAGGAAGGTCAGCTCAGCAGAAGATGTGGGGAAGGAGGAGCCCAAGAGGAGGTCGGTGAGGCCGTCAGCTAAGCCTGGTCCTGTGAAAGTGGAAACAAAGCCAAAAAAGGCAGCAGGAAAGAGTAAGTCTTCAGACAAAAAAGtgcaaccaaaagggaaaagaggagcaAAGGGGAAAAAAGCTGGAATGGCTAACCAAGAAACTAAAGATCCacctgcagaaaatggagaaactaaaaatgaagagAGTCTAGCTTCTGATgaaacaggagagaaagaagccaagttCTGA